Proteins from a single region of Ischnura elegans chromosome 2, ioIscEleg1.1, whole genome shotgun sequence:
- the LOC124153832 gene encoding uncharacterized protein LOC124153832, with the protein MSSVSAKDISDCISVWMSYLQMLNGLCSAGSRLSQGLQSLLGSSQGHVHAAPMASHCRNMWDELARVTAATTATVRSSIIAALQESALRINNQDATKCEIGDVACASLSTFINMQYQFCLSCCECLRSMKMTRGIPEPREDCPLPSCRPSLAPMQVGQQRRWSEEVAPKGRSASVPDAGDTGPRRWSMPWESGGSQNTRLSPSMPGGFPNPLPLVTPATCNAPPRETSHRSGSTTPDSIWHGSSFASMEDLQGVIHLLSCQPGSTLPNCHVTHLHQPSQHVPGVTLTSCSLNEKDMQSSWDWGLESLGTPASTKCSPSVDDTPTSVEEETARILSGSQSYASNLLHPGSSSRVIPGVLNLPGLQPWCEGDGASGNLGTSSGWTQSASTESGGLSRKSSSSTDSSAYSRSVGSGSDGGSENRSHLYCMWKGEAPFIQLTESLVEGEGCESATQLCSSGRNNSGKLEEESRVGDPHPPVPMASTYGEERIPCQDEDEILVMKERT; encoded by the exons atgtctTCGGTATCAGCCAAGGATATTTCCGATTGTATCAGCGTGTGGATGTCATATTTGCAG ATGCTTAATGGATTATGCAGTGCTGGATCGAGACTATCCCAAGGTCTTCAGTCTTTGCTTGGGAGTTCACAGGGTCATGTTCATGCTGCACCTATGGCATCCCATTGCCGAAACATGTGGGATGAACTGGCAAGAGTTACAGCTGCTACTACTGCAACTGTTAGAAGTAGCATTATAGCTGCCCTTCAAGAATCTGCATTGAGGATTAACAACCAAGATGCCACCAAGTGTGAAATTGGTGAT GTTGCTTGTGCTAGTCTTTCAACTTTCATAAATATGCAGTACCAGTTCTGTTTGAGTTGTTGTGAGTGCCTGCGTAGCATGAAAATGACAAGGGGCATACCTGAGCCCAGAGAAGACTGCCCTCTTCCCAGTTGTAGGCCATCCCTGGCACCCATGCAAGTTGGTCAGCAAAGGAGGTGGTCGGAGGAGGTGGCACCCAAAGGTCGAAGTGCTTCAGTACCTGATGCTGGGGATACTGGTCCACGTCGGTGGTCAATGCCCTGGGAAAGTGGAGGCTCTCAAAACACTAGACTCTCTCCATCAATGCCTGGCGGCTTCCCAAACCCTCTTCCCCTAGTTACTCCTGCCACTTGCAATGCTCCACCAAGAGAAACATCCCACCGTAGTGGCTCCACCACTCCTG ATTCAATTTGGCATGGATCCTCATTTGCCAGCATGGAAGACCTTCAAGGTGTGATACATCTGCTTTCATGCCAACCAGGTTCCACTCTCCCGAATTGCCATGTGACACATCTCCATCAACCTAGTCAACACGTTCCAG GTGTAACTCTAACAAGCTGCTCTCTCAATGAAAAAGATATGCAGTCATCATGGGATTGGGGTTTGGAAAGCCTTG GTACACCTGCAAGCACAAAATGCTCTCCTAGCGTAGATGACACACCAACATCTGTTGAGGAAGAAACTGCTAGAATCCTCTCTGGTTCACAAAGCTATGCATCAAATTTACTGCATCCAGGGTCCAGTAGTAGAGTAATACCTGGAGTTCTTAATTTACCTGGACTTCAACC ATGGTGTGAAGGTGATGGTGCTAGTGGAAATCTTGGCACCTCTTCTGGATGGACACAATCTGCCTCAACAGAAAGTGGTGGTCTCTCTAGAAAAAGCAGCTCTTCAACAGATTCATCTGCCTATAGTCGATCAGTGGGTTCTGGATCTGATGGTGGCTCT GAGAATCGCTCTCATCTATACTGTATGTGGAAAGGTGAGGCTCCTTTCATTCAGTTAACAGAATCATTAGTGGAAGGAGAAGGATGTGAAAGTGCTACACAGTTGTGTTCAAGTGGTAGGAACAATTCTGGAAAGCTGGAGGAGGAATCTCGAGTTGGTGATCCACATCCACCAGTTCCCATGGCGTCAACATATGGGGAAGAGAGGATTCCTTGTCAAGATGAGGATGAAATTTTGGTTATGAAGGAAAGGACGTAA